The following is a genomic window from Neodiprion virginianus isolate iyNeoVirg1 chromosome 1, iyNeoVirg1.1, whole genome shotgun sequence.
CGCCAATAGATAACTCAACATTTGAAGCATGTTTTTGACCTCTCTTACGATTctcgaaacttttttgaatattCGCGCGCGCTAACGATATCATATACTCGTGAGACAGGGCATGCGTTGGGGGGTAGCTGATAATTCTATGAATCTCCTCCTGGATAGGCTTCCCAAAATGTAGTTCTAATGGGGAGAATTTAGTGCTCTGGTGTACCGTCACCTTTAAAATCCTTTCTATATCTGGTATATATTCGGCCCATTTCGTATGCCTAACGGCGCATAACGTTCGAAACAACCTCCCCAATTCGCGCACAACCCTCTCCGTGGGATTTGACTGTGGATGCCGAATCGAGCTATATAAGACTTTAATTTGATTCGCTTCCAGTTCTGCCTTCCAGAGGTGGGAGGTAAATTGCGTACCATGGTCAGAGAGAATTCTTTCGGGTTTGCCGAACTTCAGTAAAAactgggtgaaaattttctttagcGTAGTTCTCACGGTCGCGTTTCTCATCGGATATAAGGTAACGAGCTTCGAAAATACATCCAGCATCACGAAAGTATACTGCATACCCCCTCGAGCCCTCAAGAGAGGTCCATAAAAATCCACCGGTACTAAGTCTTCAGGCTTCTCTGACGTTACACAACCGTATTCCCCCTCCATTGATATCGATAGATACTTCACCCTCTGATGCAGATCACAACTTGTTACAAATTTCTTTACTTGAGCAGCTAATCCCCTCCAATAATACAATTTCTTTAAATGACTCTGAGTCTTATAGACTCCCGGATGACCGAGTTTTATATGTATAGCTTCAATTCATGATTTTCGGAGAATATCCGGGATTACGATTTTCCAATCACCGATTTTTTCTTGGTGAAAAAGGATATTGTTATGTAGAAGATATTGGGACGGTCCGTCAGGATCATTCCGCCACTCATCAATCGCTTCCTTTATATTCAGATCCACATTTTGTAACCTCCCTAGTTCCTTGAAACTTTGATGAACGTTACTATCGTAGTCTAAGAGAGCTATGTTCCAAAATGTAGGATCCTCAATGCCATTTTCTACCGGAAGAAAACATCGATGCAAGGCGGAAATAATTAACCTTTCTGACACCTCCTCTTCGAATTTTTCTCTCGGATTTCGGCTGAAAAAATCGGCCACTATGTTATCAATTCCACGACAATGCTCAACCACGAAATCATATTGCTGCAAGAGCAATGTCCATCTCCTTAAtctcgaattttgaaatacgGCTTTATTTAGAAACGTTAAACATTGGTGATCCGTCACAATTACAACGCTAATGCCCAGTAGGTACACTCGGAATTTTCCTATAGAATATACAATCGCTAACAACTTCTTTTCGGTTGTTCTATAGTTGCCCTCATACTTCGTTAAATATCGACTGACTACTCTGATCACATTGTGATAACCCTGTTTGTCTTGCTGGTATAATATTCCGCTTATTCCTCGGTCACTAGCATCTGTCTGTAATGTATACTGTGCGCCGGGAATGACGTGTTTAAGAGTAATGCAATTCGCAAAATCATATTTTAGCTTTTTGAACGACTCAGTATGTTCGGAATTTCATGTCCAGTCTTTATCTTTTGTCAAAAGGTCCCGTAATTTATCTGTAGCCGTGCTATGATTCACGTTAAACTGTCGGTAGTAGTTGCAAACTCCTAAGAATCGTTGTAGCTGTTTCTTGTTTCGCGGTTCCTCAAAGTTCTGGATCACGTCTAACTTCCTCTGCTCCGGTGTAATTCCGGCAGCGGAGAAAATAAATCCCAAGAAAGGCACTTTTTTAAGAAAGAAATTGCATTTTGACATcttaattgtaaaattgaactCGGATAATCGTCGAAAAACTCCCTCGAGTACTGCCATCTGCTCGTCGAACGTTTTCGTACCTATCAATATATCATCGATATAACACGATATACAATGCATCAAATTCTCCTTTTAGCGCGCACCCAAGCGCTCTCATAAAGCCACTACCGGCGATTTTAAGCCCGAAAGGTATCCGGCAAAATTGATAcaaattcgaatcgaatagAAATGCTGTATATTGTCGAGAATCACTATGCAATTGGACTTGCCAATAACTCTGCGTTAAATCCAGTTTAGAGAATCACCTCGCATCGTGAAACTTTTGCAACAATTCGTTTATAAGCGGTGGAGATTGATGATCGTcttcaataattttgttcaAGAATCGGGCGTCTAGGCACAACCTCACGGAACCGTCTCCTTCCATAACAATCCTTAAGGGATTACAATACTGCCTCACGGCACGCTCTACGACTCCGTTTTCGACCATTTAGTCTATTGCCTGCTTGGTGGGCTCTCTTAGGCGAAATAGGACCGGATAGGTGTGAAACCGGCCCGCGCGGGGATCAGGCGTAACTGATGTTCGTATCCTCGAGCACACCCTGGTTTATCCGAGAACAACAATCTGAACCTCGCAATGGTATTTAACACAATTTCTTTCTGCGCCATCTCGAGTGATATTAGTTTACACGCGACCGCGCCAAGAGCTTTCGCGAACTCCTCACTACTCACAAATTCTGGTTTTTCATCTATCTCGGTAATCACGAAAAAGTCCTTGTCTGATTGAATCAATCTCGCCGCTATCTCGCTCACTTTTCCCTCGTGATTATGAACTCGCTCTGTCGTTTTCGAGATTTTTTCACACGAGGATTGATTCTCAGGCCATTCCCCCTCGTTTGGAGGTACCCCTTCCCCCTTAGACTCAAGATCATTgactgaatttattttattcaacttttcgcaattattttcaaccgtTTTCTCTTCTACGGGAAGACCCCTGAGGTCTATCACCAACACAAGagtatcattattatttttttgtgaacAGCGAAGAGTCTCGGAAGCGTTTCGCTCGAATATCACCGTCGACGCCGAAAGAACTTTGCCCGCAACCTCGATCTCGCTATTTTTATAGTCCAATACCACGCTATTTCGCTCCATCCAATCGTTGCCCAATATAACCGTAGACGTTAACAACGgaattatcaaaaaaggaAAGCTCAATTTTCTACCCTGAATTTCTATATCCAACCAAACCTGTTGCTTTATAGTCATCGATTTTTTCCCGATAGCCGTCATGACGAATAAATTCGAGACAGGCAAGACGTTCAACTTTTCTTTAGCCGATATTTCTTTGTAGCAAACCTCAGATATTGCCGTAACCTGACTACCAGAATCAAGGAGAATAGTTCGATCCTCCTCCAAGATCTTTACTTTAAGATGAGAACATTTCATTATCAATGGACTCAAGTTGAGGGAAGACATCGGGGTAAAGGACCTTGGACTCTGCACGAACGACGGAAGTATTGAGAAAAATGGCTCTTAGCGAGTCCGCTTTTACGGGTCTCGCTCTTCTTCCTGTCTCGGGCTTGAGGGCTTCGGCCAATCGAAAGCAGGCGTCGGGATGGAACCTTCTAGAAGCGCGACAACCTGTCTCATGAAGAAGCCTTGGCGTCGAGTCCACCAAGACGAACGACGCACGCGTTAGTTCGCTCAGTGACATCAAGAGAGAAAGGCAAATTTACGTTACGATCTAcgctatatttttatttttgttaaagAAGCACTCAAAGATATGTAGTTTATTACAGTTTTCTTAATAAAGactctatttttcttttgctaaTAAACCAGTACGCGTTGTGTCACCGAAATAAAGACGAAAGTATTATCTCTATCTCTCACATTTTTCCACGACTAATCACAGAtaatacattgaaaaaatacctCCTCGTAAACGGAAGAAGAGgaaacgattaaaaattcaatagaCTCGAATTATCGTTACTCCCGCGgtccattttttcattcactcCCTCTGAAAGTTCGTCAATGAAATCAAAATCGTAACGACGCGTTGCCGGACTCTTATTCAGCGCGTCGCATGAGATTTTAAATGACCGGTAGCTCTTTCCGTTTAAGTAGAAATATAATGTGGTATGCCATAACTCTAAAATGGGCCACATCAGGCGATTACATGGCTTGCCgtatttgtttcaaaattcaccGGTCATTGTTTTTGCATGTACGCTCATggataaaaaaagtttttccgtcattgtttgtataaaatattctatttcaCACTATTCTCGATCACGTTACTCGGATCATACGTGTCATGGCGCTACTTTGGACTCATTATGGCTGCCAGTTTCGGACTACTGTTCGGGTTCTAGAATGGTGCTAGTGGTTACAGTACGAATATTGTACTTCGGCTGAAATCTGGCAGTCTCATCTCCGCCAATGTATGGTTCGTGTCGCGCTTCTAGTGTGGCATGGAAGCGGCATTAGTTTTGTAATTCAATTACATGCCAATATATATTTAATGGCCCCCTGTTTTTGTCATGTGCAATTTAACTTTTATCATTACTTTATGAATTCTATGTGTAATTGGATTCATTTCGACTGATCTGGTTTTCAGCCCATGTGGCCACTGTCTGACATGACCTAACTGCTTCTTTTAATCCTGTTAAGTTCGAGCTTGATCAGTATTCAGCCAGTACCTAAAAAAATCCTTGTGGGAGATTTCCATATCTTCTATAACATATGTATGCGCAgatctctcttttttcttcaaatactCTGAATTAAGAAGAAACGAACTCAAAAATGTGTGACAAACGAACATTGAATAGAGACAAGATCAACAAAACAAGGCGAAGACAACGACAAATTGTAAAGGCAATGGCCCGTGATATTGATATGCGATTAACGTCAGATGAAACCTCGACAGACGAATCAGGTAAGACAATAATGATTAAATATAATTCTCCAAATGCCAATTATACTATTTGTTTACATTATTTGCAATCAAAGCAATATACATCATCATTAAAAAAGGATATTGTCTTCAGTGTCAGGTGGAATTTATCATCTATTGACAAATgtacgaattaaaaaatctaaatgaaaaatacatttgcATGTAGATGATAGAACACGTGAACCTAGAGAATGTTCAGATCATTGTGGTACATCAGCTGAAGAACATCCTGATCCATCAATAATAGTAGAACAAGAGGAACAAAACAGTACGGACTATACGAcagaagaacaagaaaatgAGAATAGCACACGTGAATCTTCAACAGAGCAGGAGTATGAGGAAAGAAGAAGTCGCACGTCAGAATCTACagacgacgaagaagaaagaaatgtaTATCAGGAGCTTCGAGAATGGGCTGTTGAATTCAACATTCCACACAGgaatcttgaaaaattattggacATTATTCGCAGAAGATTTTTACCTGAACTACCGAAATCAGCGAAGACTTTTTGGAAAACGAATTCTTGTACTTATATCATCAGAGAAACAGAAAGTGGTCAGTTTGTTTATTTCGGCTTAGAAAGTGGGCTTCGAGCTTGTATAATCGAACACCTGCATCCTGGAAACCAAATCTTTTTACAAGTTAATGTAGATGGGCTGTCAGTTTTCGAATCAAGTTCAACGCAATTTTGGCCCATACTTTGTAAGGTGCATTCTCCGCAAATGGATTTGTATACACCGTTCATTGTAGGTTGTTATTGTGGGAATTCTAAACCTCTGTCACGAGCGCCGCATATTTACACCGAATATCATCATAAACCatgtcaataattattaatatcgctTTAGAGACGAGGAAGCATAGCTTAAATATGTTGGTTAatctatataaaatatttcatacaaaACAGTTCGTGGCATAACCAAAGCGCAACGGCGTAGTTGATGGACAGCAACGACAGCGTCTCCGCGGCCGCCAGATCTCGGatgtaatcaacaccgggatgaggcgatcGCGAGATCACGTGCTTCGAGGATGACTGTCGCGGGGCGAGCTTTTGttccaaaattgtaaattcagcgAAAACCTCTCTCACCGCCCGACgttccaaggggtgtcggacgagcgagcgaagtcagtcccgttagagacagaATAAAATCAACATCTACGGAAACAGGCTCCTTCAAAGCTGTCGAGTATAGAGTTGTCAGTCTTAGAGTCATCGACGAATAGAGAGTGAATTCCTCTAATTCGACACGCGGTGTTCAAAGCGtctcgcgtcgcgacgtcaGTCTTTCGAAGCTAGAATATAAGAGTAGAAAGCTGTGCCACGAACTTAATCAAGTTGTGTAGTAATAAGAATAGTGATAAttgagagagagtgagaattcGGAGTAGAAACCACCAAAAGAGTGAGTAGATGTATGAACGAGAACCACTAGGTTAAGAACATTAATGTAAGCTTCCTCGTCTTAGATATTTCACCCGCTGCTTTCGCTTGCTATTTTCAGTTGCATTGATTCATTAAAACTTGATCCCATAGTAAACATTCTATTACATTAATATCATTGAATCCTCCAAACCTATTCCCGGGATCGCCCTGTAGAGGACCATCACCTCCCGACTcaccaaaaaaataagaataaaccTCTACGAATACCTAGAGGGATAAGTCGTCacgtgcgagaccgctccgcacgtgacaccTCATGACTTGGCTGACTATTTTCATGAATTCAtaaatgaaatcaatttacTGCAAAGAGATGGCATTATTTTACATGGAAACAGGTTTGAAGTATGTCTGAAATGCTTCATATGTGATAGTCCAGCTCGAGCGTTATTGAGAAATATTAAAGGTCATGGGGGCTTTAGTGCATGTGAAAGATGTACTGTTGTCGGAGAGCGTAAAAGGAAAGGTGAAGGTTTTTGTACAGTATATCCTGATGTAGACAACGAACCAAGAACTAATGAATCGTTCAGAAATTTTGATG
Proteins encoded in this region:
- the LOC124296675 gene encoding uncharacterized protein LOC124296675; the protein is MCDKRTLNRDKINKTRRRQRQIVKAMARDIDMRLTSDETSTDESDDRTREPRECSDHCGTSAEEHPDPSIIVEQEEQNSTDYTTEEQENENSTRESSTEQEYEERRSRTSESTDDEEERNVYQELREWAVEFNIPHRNLEKLLDIIRRRFLPELPKSAKTFWKTNSCTYIIRETESGQFVYFGLESGLRACIIEHLHPGNQIFLQVNVDGLSVFESSSTQFWPILCKVHSPQMDLYTPFIVGCYCGNSKPLSRAPHIYTEYHHKPCQ